One region of Mycolicibacterium rhodesiae NBB3 genomic DNA includes:
- a CDS encoding suppressor of fused domain protein, with product MIDVPAAVRAHLREHFARTGITAEPVEASVTFLGTERIDVLRFGPAGGSVSHYVSVGCSRHPMFDPTEMVTDALHGPRAEAVVSLYGPTPKGLARSLAILAAAPAVEGLILEPDALIDLETPLWEGAPFSAFLLGHSDIDDVVLTPPLPPVTILTATPITATEAAWVRLKGADAMREAWQQDGVDVLDPSRRAAQPN from the coding sequence GTGATCGACGTTCCAGCCGCCGTTCGCGCGCACTTGCGCGAGCATTTCGCACGAACGGGGATCACCGCCGAGCCTGTGGAGGCGAGCGTCACGTTCCTCGGCACCGAGCGGATCGACGTGCTGCGTTTCGGCCCTGCCGGCGGCAGCGTCAGTCACTATGTGTCGGTTGGGTGTTCACGCCATCCGATGTTCGATCCCACCGAGATGGTGACCGATGCGCTGCATGGTCCGCGGGCCGAGGCCGTCGTCTCGCTGTATGGCCCAACCCCGAAGGGTTTGGCACGTTCGCTGGCGATCCTCGCCGCTGCTCCCGCCGTCGAAGGCCTGATCCTCGAACCGGATGCGTTGATCGATCTGGAAACACCGCTGTGGGAAGGTGCGCCGTTCTCGGCGTTCCTGTTGGGGCACAGCGATATCGACGACGTTGTCTTGACGCCGCCGCTGCCTCCGGTGACCATCCTGACCGCAACACCGATCACCGCGACAGAGGCAGCGTGGGTGCGACTCAAGGGCGCCGACGCCATGCGTGAGGCGTGGCAGCAGGACGGTGTGGACGTACTGGACCCGTCCAGAAGAGCCGCGCAGCCGAACTAG
- the corA gene encoding magnesium/cobalt transporter CorA codes for MPSFRQLPPSLRPNVRSKTAHPDSASIHVPVARAMVDCAVYCQGTRLPGKYTHAAALNKVHELEAEGKDAFAWIGLHGPDERQMQAVADVFGLHPLAVEDAVHAHQRPKLERYDGTLFLVLKTVNYVEHESVALAREIVETGEIMIFVGQDFVVTVRHGEHGGLAGVRKKFDASPASLNLGPYAVMHAIADHVVDSYLDVTDLIETDIDAMEEDIFSPTSKTNIECIYLLKREVVELRRAVAPLTVGLQRIGTDHNDLISTEVRRYMSDVLDHNIQASDRIASYDEMLSSLVQAAAGKVAMQQNIDMRKISAYVAIAAVPTAMAGIYGMNFDNMPELHWTYGYPAVLLVMVIVCALLFRAFRRNHWL; via the coding sequence ATGCCATCGTTTCGCCAACTACCTCCGTCGCTGCGACCGAATGTGCGGTCCAAGACCGCACATCCCGATTCCGCCTCGATCCACGTCCCCGTCGCGCGGGCGATGGTGGATTGCGCCGTCTATTGCCAAGGGACTCGGCTACCCGGCAAGTACACACACGCCGCGGCACTGAACAAGGTGCATGAACTCGAGGCCGAGGGCAAGGACGCCTTCGCCTGGATCGGGTTGCACGGACCCGACGAACGTCAGATGCAGGCCGTCGCCGACGTATTCGGTCTCCACCCGCTGGCTGTCGAGGACGCGGTACACGCCCACCAGCGACCGAAACTGGAGCGCTACGACGGGACCTTGTTCCTGGTGCTCAAGACCGTCAACTACGTCGAGCACGAATCCGTGGCGCTGGCCCGCGAGATCGTCGAGACCGGCGAGATCATGATCTTCGTCGGCCAAGACTTCGTGGTGACCGTCCGTCACGGTGAACACGGCGGACTGGCCGGGGTCCGCAAGAAGTTCGACGCCTCGCCCGCCAGCCTCAACCTCGGGCCCTACGCGGTCATGCACGCGATCGCCGATCACGTTGTGGACAGCTATCTGGATGTCACGGACCTCATCGAGACCGACATCGATGCGATGGAGGAGGACATCTTCTCCCCCACGAGCAAGACCAACATCGAGTGCATCTACCTGCTCAAGCGCGAGGTCGTCGAATTGCGGCGGGCTGTCGCGCCGTTGACGGTTGGGTTGCAGCGCATCGGCACCGACCACAATGACCTGATCTCGACTGAGGTCCGCCGGTACATGAGCGACGTTCTCGACCACAACATCCAGGCGTCGGACCGGATCGCGAGCTATGACGAGATGCTCAGCTCGCTGGTGCAGGCCGCGGCGGGCAAGGTGGCGATGCAGCAGAACATCGACATGCGCAAGATCTCGGCGTACGTCGCCATCGCCGCGGTGCCGACCGCCATGGCGGGCATCTACGGCATGAACTTCGACAACATGCCCGAATTGCATTGGACCTATGGCTATCCCGCAGTCCTGTTGGTGATGGTCATCGTCTGCGCGCTGTTGTTCCGGGCCTTCCGCCGCAACCATTGGCTCTAG
- a CDS encoding malate dehydrogenase, translating to MSTSPLKVAVTGAAGQIGYSLLFRLASGSLLGPDRPIELRLLEIEPALKALEGVVMELDDCAFPLLAGVQIGADANKIFDGVNLALLVGARPRGPGMERGDLLEANGAIFTAQGKALNEVAADDVRIGVTGNPANTNALIAMSNAPDIPNERFSALTRLDHNRAISQLAQKTGAKVTDIKKVTIWGNHSATQYPDIFHAEVGGKNAAEVVNDQNWIENDFIPTVAKRGAAIIDARGSSSAASAASATTDAARDWLLGSAKDDWVSMAVLSDGSYGVPEGIISSFPVTTKDGNWSIVQGLEIDDFSRARIDKSAAELVDERKAVTDLGLI from the coding sequence GTGAGCACATCTCCCCTCAAGGTCGCGGTGACCGGTGCCGCCGGCCAGATCGGCTACAGCCTGTTGTTTCGTCTGGCCAGCGGCTCATTGCTGGGCCCCGACCGGCCGATCGAGCTGCGCCTGCTGGAGATCGAACCCGCGCTGAAGGCGCTCGAGGGCGTGGTGATGGAGCTCGACGACTGCGCGTTCCCGCTGCTGGCCGGTGTCCAGATCGGCGCGGACGCCAACAAGATCTTCGACGGCGTGAACCTCGCCCTGCTCGTCGGCGCACGGCCGCGTGGGCCCGGCATGGAGCGCGGTGACCTGCTGGAAGCCAACGGCGCGATCTTCACGGCGCAGGGCAAGGCCCTCAACGAGGTGGCCGCGGATGACGTCCGCATCGGCGTCACCGGCAACCCGGCCAACACCAACGCGCTGATCGCGATGAGCAACGCGCCCGACATCCCCAACGAGCGGTTCTCCGCGCTGACCCGCCTGGACCACAACCGGGCGATCTCGCAGCTCGCCCAGAAGACCGGCGCCAAGGTCACCGATATCAAGAAGGTCACCATCTGGGGCAACCACTCGGCCACGCAGTACCCCGATATCTTCCATGCCGAGGTGGGTGGAAAGAACGCCGCCGAGGTCGTCAACGACCAGAACTGGATCGAGAACGACTTCATCCCCACGGTCGCCAAGCGTGGCGCCGCGATCATCGACGCCCGTGGCTCCTCGTCGGCCGCGTCGGCCGCGTCGGCGACCACCGATGCCGCCCGCGACTGGCTGCTGGGCTCCGCGAAGGACGACTGGGTGTCGATGGCGGTGCTGTCCGACGGCAGCTACGGCGTGCCCGAGGGGATCATCTCCTCGTTCCCGGTGACGACGAAGGACGGCAACTGGTCCATCGTGCAGGGGCTCGAGATCGACGACTTCTCGCGGGCGCGCATCGACAAGTCGGCCGCTGAGCTGGTCGACGAGCGCAAAGCCGTCACTGACCTGGGACTTATCTGA
- a CDS encoding NAD(P)-dependent malic enzyme yields the protein MSQAVRNLSDSRPQIVLHDDEIFAAHVGGKLSVALNTPLDTQRALSIAYTPGVAQVSRAIAADHTLASRYTWANRMVAVVSDGSAVLGLGDIGPAASLPVMEGKSALFKAFADLDSIPIVLDTKDPDEIVETLVRLRPSFGAVNLEDISAPRCFEIERRVIEALDCPVMHDDQHGTAIVVLAALLGAAEVLDRDIAGLRVVVSGAGAAGVACAKILLARGVRDITLLDSQGILHKDRGNLNAYKSEIAEQTNPGGLSGGIAEALKGADVFLGLSAGVVPPELVATMAPDSIVFALSNPDPEIHPDDARKHAAVVATGRSDFPNQINNVLAFPGVFRGALDAGARRITEQMKVAAAEAIFSVVGDDLAVDRIVPSVLDPRVAPAVARAVAAASGA from the coding sequence GTGTCCCAAGCGGTGAGAAATCTGTCAGACTCCAGACCCCAGATCGTCCTGCACGACGACGAGATCTTCGCCGCACACGTGGGCGGAAAGCTGTCCGTAGCGCTGAATACTCCGCTGGACACCCAGCGCGCACTGTCGATCGCCTACACCCCGGGCGTTGCTCAAGTCAGCCGGGCGATCGCCGCCGACCACACGCTGGCCTCGCGCTACACGTGGGCCAACCGCATGGTCGCGGTGGTCAGTGACGGCAGCGCGGTTCTCGGCCTCGGCGACATCGGGCCCGCGGCGTCACTTCCGGTGATGGAAGGCAAGAGCGCGCTGTTCAAGGCGTTCGCCGACCTCGATTCGATCCCGATCGTGCTCGACACCAAGGATCCCGACGAGATCGTGGAGACCCTGGTGCGGTTGCGGCCGTCGTTCGGTGCGGTGAACCTCGAGGACATCTCGGCACCGCGCTGCTTCGAGATCGAGCGTCGCGTCATCGAGGCGCTGGATTGCCCGGTCATGCACGACGACCAGCACGGCACCGCGATCGTCGTGCTGGCGGCATTGCTCGGCGCTGCCGAAGTGCTCGACCGCGACATCGCCGGCCTCCGGGTGGTGGTCTCCGGTGCCGGAGCGGCCGGCGTCGCTTGCGCGAAGATCCTGCTGGCCAGGGGAGTCCGCGATATCACGTTGCTGGATTCGCAAGGCATCCTGCACAAAGACCGCGGCAACCTCAACGCCTACAAGTCGGAGATCGCCGAGCAGACGAATCCGGGCGGCCTGTCCGGCGGTATCGCCGAGGCGCTCAAGGGTGCTGACGTGTTCCTCGGGTTGTCCGCCGGTGTGGTGCCTCCGGAGCTGGTGGCGACGATGGCCCCCGACTCGATCGTGTTCGCGCTGTCCAACCCCGACCCGGAGATCCATCCCGACGATGCGAGAAAGCACGCCGCCGTGGTCGCGACCGGTCGCAGCGACTTCCCGAACCAGATCAACAACGTGCTCGCGTTCCCGGGAGTGTTCCGCGGCGCACTGGATGCCGGCGCGCGCCGGATCACCGAGCAGATGAAGGTGGCGGCAGCCGAGGCGATCTTCTCGGTGGTCGGCGACGATCTCGCCGTCGACCGGATCGTGCCGAGCGTGCTGGACCCGCGGGTGGCCCCCGCTGTGGCGCGGGCGGTTGCCGCGGCCTCAGGAGCCTAG
- a CDS encoding glycine betaine ABC transporter substrate-binding protein, whose product MRRLACTLAALLIAVSTAGCGSVDEIPSVAVGSAQDPESQLIAHIYAAALRFYGSPAHVEPSPDPMTKLDSGDARVVPGFTGRVLHRFVPDATARSATQVYREMVSALPEGIAAGDYTTSAEDKPALAVTEATAQAWGGGDLAAAVRNCDKLKLGQVADAPRPDAIGTCRVPRAREYPDRATLFVAVRAGEVNAAWTSTAAPNIPTELLMLSDRTWLIRAENLVPLYRRNELNEAQVLALNEVAGVLDTAALADMRAQVEDGTDPGLVAGAFLDEHPLGD is encoded by the coding sequence GTGCGCCGGCTGGCCTGCACGCTCGCAGCGCTGCTCATCGCGGTGAGCACGGCCGGTTGCGGCAGCGTCGACGAGATACCGTCGGTCGCGGTCGGGTCCGCGCAGGACCCCGAATCGCAGTTGATCGCGCACATCTACGCCGCGGCGCTGCGGTTCTACGGCAGCCCGGCGCACGTCGAACCGTCGCCTGATCCGATGACGAAGCTGGACTCGGGTGACGCCCGTGTCGTCCCCGGCTTCACGGGCCGCGTGCTGCACAGGTTCGTGCCCGACGCGACGGCGCGGTCGGCCACCCAGGTGTATCGCGAGATGGTGTCCGCGCTGCCCGAGGGTATCGCCGCGGGCGACTACACGACGTCCGCCGAAGACAAGCCCGCACTGGCCGTTACCGAGGCCACCGCGCAGGCGTGGGGCGGAGGCGATCTCGCTGCGGCGGTGCGCAATTGCGACAAACTCAAGCTCGGCCAGGTTGCCGATGCGCCCCGGCCCGATGCCATCGGTACGTGCAGGGTGCCCAGGGCCCGCGAATATCCCGACCGAGCAACGCTTTTCGTGGCGGTCCGGGCGGGAGAGGTGAACGCCGCGTGGACCTCGACCGCCGCCCCGAACATCCCGACCGAGCTGCTGATGTTGTCCGACCGCACGTGGTTGATCCGCGCCGAGAACCTGGTGCCGCTCTACCGGCGCAACGAGCTGAACGAAGCACAGGTGTTGGCGCTCAACGAAGTCGCCGGTGTGCTGGACACCGCCGCGCTGGCAGATATGCGCGCTCAGGTCGAGGACGGCACCGACCCGGGACTGGTCGCGGGCGCGTTCCTCGACGAGCACCCGCTCGGGGACTGA
- a CDS encoding SDR family NAD(P)-dependent oxidoreductase, whose product MDGFAGKVAVVTGAGSGIGQALAIELARSGASVAISDVDTEGLAVTEERIKAIGAPVKADRLDVTEREAFELYADAVVEHFGKVNQIYNNAGIAYVGDVEVTPFKDIERVMDVDYWGVVNGTKVFLPHLIASGDGHVVNVSSLFGIFSVPGQAAYNSAKFAVRGFTEALRQEMQAKRHPVGVTTVHPGGIKTAIMRNSTAAEGVDREGLTNTFDKKLTRTTPEKAAQIILDAVRKDKARVLVGADAKLLDVIVRITGSGYQRLFSTVVARLVPNAH is encoded by the coding sequence ATGGACGGCTTTGCCGGAAAGGTCGCGGTGGTGACGGGTGCCGGGTCGGGTATCGGGCAGGCGCTGGCGATCGAACTCGCCCGCTCAGGAGCGAGCGTCGCGATCAGCGACGTCGACACCGAAGGTCTCGCGGTCACCGAGGAGCGCATCAAAGCCATCGGCGCGCCGGTGAAGGCCGACCGGCTCGACGTGACCGAACGCGAGGCGTTCGAGCTCTACGCCGACGCGGTCGTCGAGCACTTCGGCAAGGTCAACCAGATCTACAACAACGCGGGCATCGCGTACGTCGGCGATGTCGAGGTCACACCGTTCAAAGACATCGAACGCGTGATGGACGTCGACTACTGGGGCGTGGTCAACGGCACCAAGGTCTTCCTCCCCCACCTCATCGCCTCGGGCGACGGACACGTCGTGAACGTGTCGAGCCTCTTCGGCATCTTCTCGGTACCCGGTCAGGCGGCGTACAACTCGGCCAAGTTCGCGGTGCGCGGCTTCACCGAAGCGCTGCGGCAGGAGATGCAGGCAAAGCGCCATCCCGTCGGCGTCACCACGGTGCATCCTGGTGGCATCAAGACCGCGATCATGCGCAACTCGACCGCGGCCGAAGGCGTCGACCGCGAGGGCCTGACGAACACCTTCGACAAGAAGCTCACGAGGACCACTCCCGAGAAGGCGGCGCAGATCATTCTCGACGCTGTTCGCAAGGACAAGGCCCGTGTGCTCGTCGGCGCCGACGCCAAGCTGCTCGACGTCATCGTGCGCATCACCGGATCGGGGTATCAGCGGTTGTTCTCGACGGTGGTCGCACGGCTCGTACCGAACGCACACTGA
- a CDS encoding multifunctional oxoglutarate decarboxylase/oxoglutarate dehydrogenase thiamine pyrophosphate-binding subunit/dihydrolipoyllysine-residue succinyltransferase subunit: MYRKFREDPSSVDPSWHEFLVDYSPEPTTDSQTGNGSRASAPVSPPEPAPAPPPKPAESKVESKPQPKTEAKSAPASAPKAAETKSESAPAKPKAAAPAPAEGSEVQVLRGAAAAVVKNMSASLEVPTATSVRAIPAKLMIDNRIVINNHLKRTRGGKISFTHLIGYALVQAVKKFPNMNRHFAEVDGKPNAVTPEHVNLGLAIDLPGKDGSRQLVVAGIKNSENMRFGQFLAAYEDIVRRARDGKLTAEDFGGVTISLTNPGTIGTVHSVPRLMRGQGAIIGVGAMEYPAEFQGASQERISELGVGKLVTFTSTYDHRIIQGAESGDFLRTVHEMLLSDDFFDEIFRELGIPYEPVRWRTDNPDPIEDKNGRVLELIAAYRNRGHLMADIDPLRLDQSRFRSHPDLDVNSHGLTLWDLDREFKVSGFAGAKEKKLRDVLGLLRDAYCRHVGVEYTHILEPDQQKWLQERIEVKHEKPTVAEQKYILSKLNAAEAFETFLQTKYVGQKRFSLEGAETVIPMMDAAIDQAAEHALDEVVIGMPHRGRLNVLANIVGKPYSQIFSEFEGNLNPSQAHGSGDVKYHLGAGGKYFQMFGDNDIQVSLVANPSHLEAVDPVLEGLVRAKQDLLDVGEEVDGSKKFSIVPMMLHGDAAFAGQGVVAETLNLALLRGYRTGGTIHMIVNNQIGFTTSPTDSRSSEYCTDVAKMVGAPIFHVNGDDPEACVWVARLAMDFRQQFKKDVVIDMLCYRRRGHNEGDDPSMTQPYMYDVIDTKRGSRKTYTEALIGRGDISMKEAEDALRDYQGQLERVFNEVRELEKHEIAPSTSVESDQMVPAGMNTAVEKSLLARIGDAHLEFPDGFNVHPRVKPVLEKRREMAYEGKVDWAFAELLALGSFLAEGKTIRLSGQDTRRGTFTQRHSVIIDRSTGQEFTPLQLLTTNADGTPTGGKFMVYDSALSEFAAVGFEYGYSVGNPDALVLWEAQFGDFVNGAQSIIDEFISSGEAKWGQLSDVVLLLPHGHEGQGPDHTSGRIERFLLLWAEGSMTIAMPSTPANYFHLLRRHGLDGIHRPLIVFTPKSMLRNKAAVSDLREFTEMKFRSVIEEPTYTEGTGDRSRVKRILLTSGKIYYELAARKNKEERDDVAIVRIEQLAPLPKRRLSETLDQYPNAEQYFWVQEEPANQGAWPTFGLTLPEVCADRLSNITRISRRAMSAPSSGSSKVHAVEQQEILDEAFAP, encoded by the coding sequence ATGTATCGCAAGTTCCGCGAGGATCCCTCGTCGGTAGATCCCAGTTGGCATGAATTTCTTGTCGACTACTCCCCCGAGCCGACTACCGACAGCCAAACCGGTAACGGCTCACGGGCGTCTGCGCCGGTGTCGCCGCCCGAGCCCGCGCCGGCCCCGCCGCCCAAACCAGCCGAGAGCAAGGTCGAAAGCAAGCCGCAACCCAAGACCGAGGCGAAGAGCGCCCCCGCGTCCGCACCCAAGGCCGCAGAGACCAAGAGTGAATCTGCGCCCGCCAAGCCGAAGGCCGCCGCTCCGGCGCCCGCGGAGGGCTCGGAGGTCCAGGTGCTCCGCGGTGCCGCGGCAGCGGTGGTCAAGAACATGTCGGCCTCGCTCGAGGTGCCGACCGCGACCAGTGTGCGCGCCATCCCGGCCAAGCTGATGATCGACAACCGGATCGTCATCAACAACCACCTCAAGCGCACGCGCGGCGGCAAGATCTCGTTCACCCACCTGATCGGCTACGCGTTGGTGCAGGCGGTCAAGAAGTTCCCGAACATGAACCGCCACTTCGCCGAGGTGGACGGCAAGCCCAACGCGGTCACACCCGAACACGTCAACCTCGGACTCGCTATTGACCTACCGGGCAAAGATGGGAGTCGGCAACTAGTAGTCGCCGGTATCAAGAACTCCGAGAACATGCGCTTCGGCCAGTTCCTCGCCGCCTACGAGGACATCGTGCGGCGCGCCCGCGACGGCAAGCTGACCGCCGAAGATTTTGGCGGTGTGACGATTTCGCTCACGAACCCGGGCACGATCGGAACCGTCCACTCGGTACCGCGGCTGATGCGCGGGCAGGGCGCCATCATCGGGGTCGGCGCGATGGAGTACCCCGCGGAGTTCCAGGGTGCCAGCCAGGAACGCATCTCCGAGCTCGGTGTCGGCAAGCTGGTCACGTTCACGTCGACCTACGACCACCGCATCATCCAGGGCGCGGAGTCCGGCGACTTCCTGCGCACCGTGCACGAAATGCTGCTGTCCGACGACTTCTTCGACGAGATCTTCCGCGAGCTGGGCATCCCGTATGAACCGGTGCGCTGGCGCACCGACAATCCCGACCCGATCGAAGACAAGAACGGCCGCGTCCTCGAGCTGATCGCGGCGTACCGCAACCGCGGCCATCTGATGGCCGACATCGACCCACTTCGCTTGGACCAGAGCCGATTCCGCAGTCACCCCGACCTCGACGTAAACAGTCATGGGCTGACGCTGTGGGACCTGGACCGCGAGTTCAAGGTCAGCGGCTTCGCCGGCGCCAAGGAGAAGAAGCTGCGCGACGTGCTCGGCCTGCTTCGCGACGCCTACTGCCGACACGTCGGCGTCGAGTACACCCACATCCTGGAGCCCGATCAGCAGAAGTGGCTACAGGAACGCATCGAGGTCAAGCACGAGAAGCCGACCGTCGCCGAACAGAAGTACATCCTGTCGAAGCTGAACGCCGCCGAGGCGTTCGAGACCTTCCTGCAAACGAAATACGTTGGGCAGAAGCGGTTCTCACTCGAGGGTGCGGAGACCGTCATCCCGATGATGGACGCGGCGATCGACCAGGCCGCCGAACACGCTCTCGACGAGGTCGTCATCGGTATGCCGCACCGCGGCAGGCTCAACGTGCTGGCCAACATCGTCGGTAAGCCGTACTCGCAGATCTTCAGCGAGTTCGAGGGCAACCTGAACCCGTCGCAGGCACACGGGTCCGGCGACGTGAAGTACCACCTCGGCGCGGGCGGCAAGTACTTCCAGATGTTCGGCGACAACGACATTCAGGTGTCGCTGGTCGCCAACCCGTCGCACCTCGAGGCTGTCGACCCGGTGCTCGAGGGTCTGGTGCGCGCCAAGCAGGACCTGCTGGACGTCGGCGAAGAAGTCGACGGCTCCAAGAAGTTCTCGATCGTGCCGATGATGCTGCACGGTGACGCCGCGTTCGCGGGACAGGGTGTGGTGGCCGAGACACTGAACCTGGCGCTGCTGCGGGGATACCGCACCGGCGGGACGATCCACATGATCGTCAACAACCAGATCGGTTTCACCACGTCGCCGACCGACTCGCGTTCGTCGGAATACTGCACCGACGTGGCAAAGATGGTGGGCGCGCCCATCTTCCACGTCAACGGCGATGACCCGGAAGCGTGTGTATGGGTGGCGCGGCTGGCGATGGACTTCCGCCAGCAGTTCAAGAAGGACGTCGTCATCGACATGCTGTGCTACCGCAGGCGCGGGCACAACGAAGGTGACGACCCCTCGATGACACAGCCGTACATGTACGACGTGATCGACACCAAGCGTGGATCGCGAAAGACGTACACCGAAGCGCTGATCGGCCGCGGCGACATCTCGATGAAAGAGGCAGAGGACGCGCTGCGCGACTACCAGGGTCAGCTCGAGCGGGTGTTCAACGAGGTCCGCGAGCTCGAGAAGCACGAGATCGCACCGAGCACGTCGGTGGAGTCCGACCAGATGGTGCCCGCCGGGATGAACACCGCCGTGGAGAAGTCGCTGCTGGCCCGCATCGGCGACGCCCACCTGGAGTTCCCCGACGGCTTCAACGTGCACCCACGCGTCAAACCGGTGCTGGAGAAGCGCCGCGAGATGGCGTACGAGGGCAAGGTGGACTGGGCGTTCGCCGAGCTGCTCGCACTGGGATCCTTTCTGGCCGAAGGCAAGACGATTCGGCTGTCCGGGCAGGACACCCGCCGCGGTACGTTCACCCAGCGTCACTCGGTGATCATCGACCGCAGTACCGGCCAGGAGTTCACGCCGCTACAGCTGCTCACCACCAACGCCGACGGCACACCGACCGGCGGCAAGTTCATGGTCTACGACTCGGCGCTGTCGGAGTTCGCGGCGGTCGGCTTCGAATACGGCTATTCGGTCGGCAATCCCGACGCGCTGGTGTTGTGGGAGGCCCAGTTCGGTGACTTCGTCAACGGCGCGCAGTCGATCATCGACGAGTTCATCAGCTCGGGCGAGGCCAAGTGGGGTCAGCTCTCCGATGTGGTGCTGCTGCTGCCGCACGGCCACGAGGGGCAGGGTCCCGACCACACGTCGGGCCGCATCGAGCGGTTCCTGCTGCTGTGGGCGGAGGGCTCGATGACGATCGCGATGCCGTCGACGCCTGCGAACTATTTCCACCTGCTGCGCAGGCACGGCCTGGACGGTATTCACCGCCCGCTGATCGTGTTCACGCCGAAGTCGATGCTGCGCAACAAGGCCGCCGTGAGCGACCTGCGCGAGTTCACCGAGATGAAATTCCGCTCGGTGATCGAGGAGCCCACCTACACCGAGGGCACCGGCGATCGCAGCAGGGTCAAGCGAATCCTGTTGACCAGCGGCAAGATCTACTACGAGCTGGCGGCGCGCAAGAACAAGGAAGAGCGCGACGACGTGGCGATCGTGCGGATCGAACAGCTCGCTCCGCTGCCGAAGCGCCGACTGTCCGAGACGCTGGATCAGTACCCGAATGCCGAGCAGTACTTCTGGGTTCAGGAGGAGCCGGCGAATCAGGGTGCGTGGCCGACGTTCGGACTGACCTTGCCCGAGGTGTGCGCGGATCGCCTGTCGAACATCACCCGGATCTCGCGGCGTGCGATGTCGGCGCCGTCGTCGGGTTCGTCGAAGGTGCATGCCGTCGAGCAGCAGGAGATCCTCGACGAGGCCTTCGCCCCCTGA
- a CDS encoding multidrug effflux MFS transporter codes for MATSPSVHPTTADPTLPKSTGRTRMIVILGMMVALGPLTIDMYLPALPKIADELGVSSSVAQLTLTGTLAGLALGQLIVGPLSDSLGRRRPLMAGIVLHMLASLLCVFAPNIGVLGVARGLQGVGAAAAMVVAFAAVGDLFSESAAATVISRIMLVLGAAPVIAPSLGAVVLLQASWHWVFAVLVVMAGALLLVAALALPETLPQAHRRPLRVPSIAATYVEVLRDVRFLVLVLVAALGMSGLFAYIAGAAFVLQGRYGLDQQTFALVFGAGAVALIGATQFNVVLLRRFAPQAIALWALAAASAVGVVFVGLSAAHVGGLFGFVVPVWAILGAMGLVIPNAPAVALSRHPEAAGTAAAVLGAAQFGMGAAIAPLVGVLGNDEFALALVMTVGMVIALFALALTLRVGARGLATPTALSRDNDKGGVIGDVVPEPA; via the coding sequence GTGGCAACATCACCGTCCGTGCACCCGACGACCGCCGACCCGACGTTGCCGAAGTCGACCGGTCGTACACGGATGATCGTGATCCTCGGGATGATGGTCGCCCTCGGTCCGCTGACGATCGACATGTACCTGCCCGCGCTCCCCAAGATCGCCGACGAACTCGGCGTCTCGTCCTCGGTTGCGCAGCTCACGCTGACCGGGACCCTCGCCGGGCTCGCCCTCGGACAGCTGATCGTCGGCCCCCTGTCGGATTCGCTCGGCCGCCGCAGGCCGCTGATGGCCGGCATCGTGCTGCACATGCTGGCGTCGCTGCTGTGCGTGTTCGCGCCGAACATCGGTGTGCTCGGGGTGGCCCGCGGGCTGCAGGGTGTCGGCGCTGCCGCGGCCATGGTGGTCGCGTTCGCCGCGGTCGGCGACTTGTTCTCGGAGTCGGCCGCGGCGACCGTCATCTCGCGAATAATGCTCGTCCTCGGCGCCGCCCCGGTGATCGCGCCGTCACTTGGTGCCGTCGTGCTGTTGCAGGCCTCCTGGCACTGGGTGTTCGCGGTGCTCGTGGTCATGGCCGGAGCGCTGTTGCTGGTGGCCGCGCTGGCGCTGCCCGAGACCCTGCCGCAGGCGCACCGCAGGCCGCTGCGGGTGCCCAGCATCGCGGCGACGTATGTCGAGGTACTTCGTGATGTCCGGTTCCTCGTACTCGTCCTCGTCGCCGCGCTCGGCATGTCCGGCCTGTTCGCATACATCGCGGGCGCGGCCTTCGTGCTGCAGGGCCGCTACGGGCTGGACCAGCAGACCTTCGCGCTGGTGTTCGGGGCGGGCGCCGTCGCGCTGATCGGTGCGACTCAGTTCAACGTCGTGCTGTTGCGCCGCTTCGCGCCGCAGGCCATCGCGCTGTGGGCGCTGGCCGCCGCATCGGCGGTCGGCGTCGTCTTCGTGGGTCTTTCGGCTGCGCACGTCGGTGGACTGTTCGGATTCGTCGTGCCGGTGTGGGCGATCCTCGGCGCGATGGGCCTGGTGATTCCGAATGCGCCGGCGGTCGCACTGTCGCGGCACCCCGAGGCCGCCGGTACCGCGGCTGCGGTGCTGGGTGCGGCGCAGTTCGGAATGGGTGCGGCCATCGCACCGCTCGTGGGGGTGCTCGGCAACGACGAGTTCGCGCTCGCACTCGTGATGACGGTCGGTATGGTGATCGCGTTGTTCGCATTGGCTCTGACGCTGCGTGTCGGAGCTCGGGGATTGGCTACGCCAACGGCGTTATCCAGGGACAACGACAAGGGCGGGGTCATCGGCGACGTCGTCCCCGAGCCGGCCTGA